DNA sequence from the Asticcacaulis sp. AND118 genome:
GCCGGACCCGAAGCAGGTTTGTAACGCTCCTTGCCGATGCGGGTGGTGAAGCGGCGCAGCGGCTCCTCCTTGTCCATGCCGATGACGCTGTCGTAATCAGCGCAGGCCCCGGCGTCGGTCTGATAGGCGGTGCCGCCCGGCAGGATCTGCGCGTCGGCGGTCGGGACGTGGGTGTGGGTGCCGATGACCAGCGAGGCGCGTCCGTCGCAGAAATGACCCATGGCCATCTTTTCCGAAGTGGCCTCAGCGTGCATATCGACCACGACCGCGTCGGCGACCAGCCCCAGCGGCGCGCTTTCCAGCGCCTTATCGACGGCGGCGAAGGGGTCGTCCATCGACGCCATGTGGACCAGACCGAGCGCGTTCATCACCAGAATACGCTTGCCGGATGCGGTTTCGAATAGGTTGACCCCACGCCCCGGCGCATCGGCCAGCGGCGGATAGTTGAGCGGACGGATCAGGCGCGGCTCGCGCACGATATAGGTCAGGGCTTCCTTCTGGTCCCACGAATGGTTGCCCAGCGTCAGGCAGTCGGCCCCGGCCTCGAACAGTTGCTTGGCCGTGTTTTCGGACACGCCGAAGCCGGAGGCGGCGTTCTCGGCATTGACGATGACGAATTCGAGGTCGAGCGCGCGGCGCACGAAGGGCAGATGCTCGGATATGGAGTCGCGGCCGGCGCGGCCGACCACATCACCGAAGAAAGCAAAACGCATCAGGGGTTCTTTCTAATCTCTATCACGCCCTGTTCGGTCAGGACGGCATCGAGACGCTGATCGTGGGGTTCGGTGGGCACGCGGGCGACTTCCTGAGCGGAAAAGGCCACGCCCCAAACCTGCAAGGGGCTGTCTTTACCCCGTTTCGCCGCCTTAAGATAGTCCAAAGCGCGATCGTAGAAGCCGCCACCATAGCCCAGCCGCCCGCCTTCGCGGTCGAAGGCCAGCAGGGGCGCCAGGATGATGTCAGGGAAAACCTCAGGCGCATCGGGGCCGGGCTGCCAGATGCCGTAGGGGCCTTCGACCAGCGCCCCGATCGGGTCGTAGGCGCAAAAGATCATTTGCCCACCTTCGGCGCTTTCGACCAAAGCCGGCAAAGCCAAACCATAGCCCCGCGCGTGAAAGCGCATCAGCAGAGGCAACGGATCGATCTCGCTGCCGAAAGGATGAAAGCCCGCCACGACCTCGGCTGACGGCCAGTTTCCCCGCGCTTCGAAGGCGGAGGCCATGGCCTCACCCGCCTGCGGATGCGCGGCGGCCAGCGCCGACCGACGAGCCTTCATCTCCTTGCGTAGAGCAGCTTTGGCGTCCTTCATGAGCGTTTAAGGCCACGAAAGACGCCGGCTGGCAAGGTTAGTCTTCCGCGCCCTCGTCCTTCTTCGCATTGAACGGAAACGCGCCCGGCGGGTGGGCGTCGCCCTTGGGCTTGATCAGCAGCGACAGGATCATGGTCAGGACCAGGATCGATGCCGTACCGACCAGCGACCACATGATCGGAATCTTGTAAATATCGATCAGCAGCATCTTGGCGCCTATGAAGACCAGAACCAGCGCCAGACCGTAGGGCAGCAGGTGGAACTTCTCGT
Encoded proteins:
- a CDS encoding TIGR00282 family metallophosphoesterase, which encodes MRFAFFGDVVGRAGRDSISEHLPFVRRALDLEFVIVNAENAASGFGVSENTAKQLFEAGADCLTLGNHSWDQKEALTYIVREPRLIRPLNYPPLADAPGRGVNLFETASGKRILVMNALGLVHMASMDDPFAAVDKALESAPLGLVADAVVVDMHAEATSEKMAMGHFCDGRASLVIGTHTHVPTADAQILPGGTAYQTDAGACADYDSVIGMDKEEPLRRFTTRIGKERYKPASGPATMCGVFVETDDKTGLATRIEPIRLGGRLKTVLPELQVSV
- a CDS encoding 5-formyltetrahydrofolate cyclo-ligase translates to MKDAKAALRKEMKARRSALAAAHPQAGEAMASAFEARGNWPSAEVVAGFHPFGSEIDPLPLLMRFHARGYGLALPALVESAEGGQMIFCAYDPIGALVEGPYGIWQPGPDAPEVFPDIILAPLLAFDREGGRLGYGGGFYDRALDYLKAAKRGKDSPLQVWGVAFSAQEVARVPTEPHDQRLDAVLTEQGVIEIRKNP